Within the Novosphingobium sp. SL115 genome, the region TCTTCCACCTGCTGCGCGGCGGCGGCGGCATCAGATGCCTTTTGCGCCAGCACCTCGGCGGCGGATTCGCGGTTGACCGCCGTATCGTATTTGCCGTCGAACGGGCTGACCGACTGGATGATCGCGCGTTCTTTCGGCGTCAGCGGCCCCAGTCGTGACCGCGGCGGGGCGATCAGCGTGCGCTGCACCACCGAAGGCGATCCATCGTCGTTCAGCGTCGAAACCAGCGCTTCACCCACTTTCAGTTCGGTGATGACCGTTTCGACATCCAGTTCCTTGTTGATGCGGAAGGTTTCCGCTGCCGCGCGGATCGCTTTCTGATCGCGCGGGGTAAAGGCGCGCAGGGCGTGCTGCACGCGGTTGCCCAACTGGCCTGCAATCTTTTCGGGAATATCGATGGGGTTCTGCGTGACGAAATAGACGCCCACACCCTTTGACCGGATCAGGCGGACAACCTGTTCTACCTTTTCCATCAGCGCCTGCGGGGCATCATCGAACAGCAGGTGCGCTTCGTCGAAGAAGAACACTAGGCACGGCTTTTCCGGGTCGCCCACTTCGGGCAGGGCTTCGAACAGTTCGGACAGCAGCCACAGCAGGAAGGTTGCGTAAAGCTTGGGGCTTTGCATCAGCTTTTCAGCCGCCAGCACGTTGAGCATGCCGCGCCCCTGATCGTCCACTTTCAGGAAGTCGTTGATTTCAAAAGCGGGTTCGCCAAAGAACCGGTCTGCGCCCTGGCTTTCGAAAGCCAGCAACTGGCGCTGGATCGTGCCGACGCTTGCTTTGGACACATTTCCATATCGCGTGGCCAGCTCGCTCGCCTGTTCGGCGCAGGCGACCAGCACCGATTGCAGGTCGGCAAGATCGATCAGCAGCAGGCCGTTATCATCGGCATAGCGGAAGGCGATGTTCAGCACGCCTTCCTGCGTATCGTTCAACCCCATCAGCCGCGCCAGCAACAGCGGCCCCATTTCCGAAATGGTGGTGCGGATGGGGTGGCCGCTTTCGCCATAGAGATCCCAGAACACCGCCGGATTGTCGGAATAGGCGTAATCGGTGATGCCCAGTTCCTTGGCGCGGGCTTCCAGCGATGCGGCATGTTTGAACGTGGGGCTGCCGGGCATGGTGATGCCGGCAAGGTCGCCCTTGACGTCGGCCATGAACACCGGCACGCCGCACCGCGAAAACTGTTCGGCAATCCCTTGCAGCGTCACGGTTTTGCCCGTGCCGGTCGCGCCCGCAATCAACCCGTGGCGGTTGGCGCGGCCCAGCCGCAAAACCTGCCGTTCGCCGTTGGACGCAAGGCCGAGGTAGATATCATCCATGCAGTAAGACCCCTTATGATGGGGCGAGATTAGGCGGCGGGCAAACGATGTGCGAGGGGTTTTTGCATCCGGAGCGGGGAACGGCTAGAGCGCGCAGGAAGCCATGACCCGCGCCCCCTTCATCCTCCTTGACGACGCCCGCAGCGAAGGGCCAGCCGACGCGCGCCTGTATCAGGACGCGCTCGAAATTGTGGTCGCGCGCCGTGCAGAAGATGTGGAAGCCGCGCTGGAGCGTATTGCCGCAACGCCGGGCGAGTGGGCGGGCTATCTGGCTTATGAGGCGGGCCTTGCACTGGAACCCCGCCTTGCTCCGCTGGCCGCTGGGCGTAGTGGTGCAGCAGGCCCGCTGGTATGGTTTGCGCGCTTTGGCACGGTTACGCCCATGGCGGCGGCCGATGTGGAGCAATGGCTGGCGCGCCAAGCCAGTGGCCCCGGCAGGCTTGGCCCGATGGGACCAGCGCTGTCATCTGGCGGCTATGCCCGTGCTTTCAATCTGGTTCAGGACGCCATCCGCGCGGGCGATATCTATCAGGCCAATCTGACCTTCCCGCTGGCCGGAACGTGGGATGGCGATCCACTGGCGATCTATGCCGATGTGCGGCGCGATGCGCGCGCAGGCTATGGCGGGGTGATCTGGGACGGGGCGCACTGGCACCTGTCGTTCTCGCCCGAAATGTTCTTTGAACTGGCAGGCGGTGACGCCAAAGTACGCCCGATGAAGGGCACCGCCCCGCGCGGCGCGACAGAGGCAGAAGACGCGCGCTTCAAGGCCGACCTTGTCGCCAGCGTGAAGGACCGTGCCGAAAACCTGATGATCGTGGACCTGATGCGCAACGACCTTTCGCGTGTGTCGCAGGCCGGATCGGTCAAGGTTGAAGCGCCTTTCGCCATCGAAAGCTACCCCACCGTTCACCAGATGGTGACCACGGTGCGTGCGCGTCTTGCCCCCGATCAGGATGTGCGCAGTCTGCTACGGTCGATCTTCCCCTGCGGTTCCATCACCGGCGCGCCCAAGATCCGCGCGATGGAGATTATCCATGCAGCGGAACGTGATGCGCGAGGGCTTTATTGTGGCTCGATCGGGCGGATAGACCGCACTGGCGATGCTGCGTTCAATGTGGCAATCCGCACGGTGCGTCTGGAATGCGACCTGCCCGGTTCATCCGGCGGTCGCGCGGTCATGGGGGTGGGATCGGCTGTTGTGGCCGATTCCCAGATGATCGGCGAATGGCGCGAATGCGTGGTAAAGGGGAATTTCTTGCGACTGTCCGCCGGACATGCCGATCTGATCGAGACGATGGCCTTCGACCCTGCCAAGGGGATCGAACTGCTGGAACTCCACCTTGAACGGATGAAAGCAAGCGCGCTGGCGCTGGGTT harbors:
- a CDS encoding helicase HerA-like domain-containing protein, which gives rise to MDDIYLGLASNGERQVLRLGRANRHGLIAGATGTGKTVTLQGIAEQFSRCGVPVFMADVKGDLAGITMPGSPTFKHAASLEARAKELGITDYAYSDNPAVFWDLYGESGHPIRTTISEMGPLLLARLMGLNDTQEGVLNIAFRYADDNGLLLIDLADLQSVLVACAEQASELATRYGNVSKASVGTIQRQLLAFESQGADRFFGEPAFEINDFLKVDDQGRGMLNVLAAEKLMQSPKLYATFLLWLLSELFEALPEVGDPEKPCLVFFFDEAHLLFDDAPQALMEKVEQVVRLIRSKGVGVYFVTQNPIDIPEKIAGQLGNRVQHALRAFTPRDQKAIRAAAETFRINKELDVETVITELKVGEALVSTLNDDGSPSVVQRTLIAPPRSRLGPLTPKERAIIQSVSPFDGKYDTAVNRESAAEVLAQKASDAAAAAQQVEDEGEEKQRASARKTPSMWERAGKAAAGAVASSAGAVIAAQITGKKSRAAPVASGVTAVVGSIATSIGGEAFGRFARGVLGGLLR
- the pabB gene encoding aminodeoxychorismate synthase component I; protein product: MTRAPFILLDDARSEGPADARLYQDALEIVVARRAEDVEAALERIAATPGEWAGYLAYEAGLALEPRLAPLAAGRSGAAGPLVWFARFGTVTPMAAADVEQWLARQASGPGRLGPMGPALSSGGYARAFNLVQDAIRAGDIYQANLTFPLAGTWDGDPLAIYADVRRDARAGYGGVIWDGAHWHLSFSPEMFFELAGGDAKVRPMKGTAPRGATEAEDARFKADLVASVKDRAENLMIVDLMRNDLSRVSQAGSVKVEAPFAIESYPTVHQMVTTVRARLAPDQDVRSLLRSIFPCGSITGAPKIRAMEIIHAAERDARGLYCGSIGRIDRTGDAAFNVAIRTVRLECDLPGSSGGRAVMGVGSAVVADSQMIGEWRECVVKGNFLRLSAGHADLIETMAFDPAKGIELLELHLERMKASALALGFSFDRHAIRNAIHALCFDLDVPSKVRLVVSKGGAHALDASPLPAPLDSLTCAVLPLPVSDGDWRLRHKTTDRVFYEAGLAAAKKASAGEALFLRDDGLVTEGTFTNIFVERDGVLLTPRADLGLLSGVLRRSLIETGRAVEADLTLDDLSGGFFVGNALRGLIPARLLGA